A section of the Bifidobacterium sp. ESL0728 genome encodes:
- a CDS encoding substrate-binding domain-containing protein, whose product MTRNFKKLLTLCLAPIFVMPLVACSGVNSGVTDAKKESAELKAPASCNVSDPLIAVLMPNQTNPYYVAMKQGFEEEAKAKGMKTEVLIAEDDDAKQLSQAEAVIQKKPCAVALNPVKSEPAAATVKAFNDAKIPVFTVNISVDQKAMKAQGAFVQQYLGADNKEGGEVSANMVLKDMGKDAKLNIGFVTEPDEAVSVERDGGFKEKIDADKNAKVVAKVDGNVKITDALDVTTDMLQGNPDLNVIFASSGPNLQGALEAVNASGKDIKVYGFCAADIALTGKYQGCVAQEPEDYARRVVNQIVNYKKSGKVPPQILRPLKEFTAGQKPQPGQVG is encoded by the coding sequence ATGACCAGAAATTTCAAAAAACTATTGACACTGTGCCTCGCGCCGATTTTCGTGATGCCGCTCGTCGCGTGCTCGGGAGTGAACTCCGGAGTGACGGATGCCAAAAAAGAGAGTGCTGAACTCAAGGCACCGGCTTCATGCAATGTTTCTGACCCGCTGATTGCGGTATTGATGCCAAACCAGACAAACCCGTATTACGTCGCTATGAAGCAGGGCTTTGAAGAAGAAGCCAAGGCAAAGGGCATGAAGACGGAAGTATTGATTGCGGAAGACGACGATGCCAAGCAGCTTTCCCAAGCTGAGGCCGTAATCCAGAAGAAGCCCTGCGCTGTGGCTCTCAATCCTGTGAAGTCGGAGCCTGCTGCGGCCACCGTCAAGGCATTCAACGATGCCAAGATCCCCGTGTTCACCGTTAACATCTCGGTCGATCAGAAGGCTATGAAGGCCCAGGGCGCTTTCGTACAGCAGTATCTTGGAGCCGATAACAAAGAAGGCGGCGAGGTCAGCGCCAACATGGTCCTGAAGGATATGGGCAAGGACGCCAAGCTCAACATCGGCTTCGTCACCGAACCTGATGAGGCGGTCTCCGTGGAACGTGACGGAGGCTTCAAGGAGAAGATCGATGCGGACAAGAACGCCAAGGTCGTCGCCAAGGTCGATGGCAACGTGAAGATTACCGATGCTTTGGACGTCACCACCGATATGCTGCAGGGCAATCCTGATCTCAATGTCATCTTCGCTTCTTCCGGCCCCAACCTTCAAGGTGCTCTCGAAGCGGTCAACGCATCTGGCAAGGACATCAAGGTTTATGGCTTCTGCGCTGCTGATATCGCCCTCACCGGCAAGTATCAAGGTTGTGTCGCTCAGGAACCTGAGGATTATGCCCGCCGTGTGGTCAACCAGATTGTTAACTATAAGAAGTCTGGCAAGGTTCCTCCTCAGATTCTTCGTCCTCTTAAGGAATTCACTGCAGGCCAGAAGCCACAGCCAGGACAGGTAGGCTGA
- a CDS encoding sugar ABC transporter ATP-binding protein, whose translation MDSKETQCYQAIGIEKDFVGVPVLRGVSLTLHPGEIIGLVGHNGAGKSTFLRVLSGAHKQSGGTLKLDGKEISFASPSEAIENGISTVYQELSLMPNLTVAQNMWLGREQRSRAGMLRKKAMSDQAKKIIQGFGLDVDVEHLVGSYSVATRQLLEIAIACSKNTKYLLLDEPTTSLEGDQVTALMDYLKQLAKKQNIGILIVNHKLDELYQVADRIVALMNGRVVIDASTATVDRDAVVTAIAGADYSNSKGTQSRESTTAKDSGKVTLEVDHIRGGVLRDISFKAKSGRILGIYGLGGAGKSETLRAIAGVAPAEAGKITVNGDNYAPKVPKDAMKRGVAFLTEERKKDGIVPLMNSYQNVGLPVLKRYEKSGFLNKDKMKKDTGSILDELGLKGSPENPVESLSGGNQQKVLLARTLAQRPNILLLDEPSKGVDIGAKEEIHTILRSLAHEKGMTVVMVSSEEEEILDVSDEVIVLGEGKVLAGPLPVGSVSESSLRKLAWTEDKEGA comes from the coding sequence ATGGATTCCAAAGAAACTCAATGCTATCAAGCAATTGGAATCGAAAAGGATTTCGTGGGTGTCCCGGTCCTCCGAGGCGTGTCTCTGACACTGCACCCTGGTGAGATCATCGGTCTCGTCGGGCACAACGGTGCCGGGAAATCCACATTCCTAAGAGTCCTTTCCGGTGCCCATAAGCAAAGTGGTGGCACACTCAAACTTGATGGTAAGGAAATTTCGTTTGCCAGTCCTTCGGAAGCGATTGAAAACGGAATTTCCACCGTCTATCAAGAGTTGTCGCTGATGCCGAATCTGACTGTCGCTCAAAACATGTGGCTTGGCAGGGAGCAGCGTAGTCGGGCTGGTATGCTGCGCAAGAAAGCCATGAGTGATCAGGCGAAGAAGATCATCCAGGGCTTCGGGCTTGATGTCGACGTGGAGCATCTGGTCGGTTCGTACTCGGTGGCTACCCGACAATTGTTGGAGATCGCCATCGCCTGCAGCAAGAACACCAAGTACTTGCTGCTTGATGAGCCGACGACTTCGCTTGAAGGCGATCAGGTGACTGCGTTGATGGATTATCTGAAGCAACTGGCGAAAAAGCAGAATATCGGTATCCTCATCGTCAATCACAAGCTTGATGAGCTCTATCAGGTTGCCGACAGGATTGTGGCTTTGATGAATGGTCGTGTGGTCATCGATGCCTCTACTGCCACGGTTGATCGTGATGCTGTTGTCACCGCAATCGCCGGCGCGGATTATTCCAATTCCAAAGGGACCCAAAGCAGGGAAAGCACCACTGCTAAAGATTCCGGGAAAGTCACTCTGGAAGTCGATCACATCAGGGGAGGAGTGCTTCGCGATATCAGTTTCAAGGCAAAATCGGGAAGGATCCTCGGAATCTATGGCCTCGGAGGGGCCGGCAAGAGTGAGACCCTCAGAGCCATAGCAGGTGTGGCACCGGCGGAGGCGGGGAAGATTACCGTAAACGGTGATAACTACGCTCCCAAGGTTCCCAAAGATGCCATGAAGCGTGGCGTCGCATTCCTGACGGAAGAACGGAAAAAAGACGGCATTGTTCCACTGATGAACAGCTATCAGAATGTTGGTCTTCCCGTCTTGAAGCGATACGAAAAAAGCGGCTTCCTCAACAAGGACAAAATGAAAAAGGATACAGGGAGCATTCTCGATGAGCTTGGGCTCAAGGGAAGTCCCGAAAATCCTGTTGAGTCGCTTTCCGGTGGCAATCAGCAAAAGGTACTGTTGGCCAGAACCTTGGCTCAACGGCCTAACATCCTCTTGCTTGATGAACCGAGCAAAGGCGTCGATATCGGCGCCAAGGAGGAGATTCATACCATTTTGCGTTCCTTGGCCCATGAGAAAGGCATGACTGTTGTCATGGTTTCTTCCGAGGAAGAGGAAATCCTCGATGTTTCTGATGAAGTCATCGTTCTGGGTGAGGGTAAGGTCCTTGCAGGTCCTCTTCCAGTTGGTTCGGTTTCAGAGTCGTCATTGAGGAAACTCGCTTGGACCGAAGACAAGGAAGGCGCGTGA
- a CDS encoding SIS domain-containing protein: MAENNHDNDIAEIKNLIRGESKAVADLEGVFDDSFEKVVDMVSSAQTVLTTAVGNSGAIASRMAHVLALCGAPAFYLNSDLALHGSVGAVKSGDVIIAVSKGGVTDEVNDFVKLSLDAGAKVVAVTQSPESPLANMATMVQALPHTDADPEGYIGMGTSLAQAAWGDALALAIHLRRGENAKDIASRHPAGLVGKLSRSV, encoded by the coding sequence ATGGCTGAAAATAATCACGATAACGATATAGCAGAAATCAAGAATCTCATTCGAGGAGAGTCGAAGGCCGTCGCCGATCTTGAAGGTGTCTTTGATGACAGCTTTGAGAAGGTGGTGGATATGGTCTCTTCCGCTCAGACCGTGCTTACCACTGCTGTAGGTAATTCCGGTGCGATCGCTTCTCGAATGGCTCATGTTCTTGCGCTGTGTGGTGCGCCTGCTTTTTATCTCAACTCCGATTTGGCTCTTCATGGGTCTGTCGGGGCGGTAAAAAGCGGTGACGTGATTATTGCGGTGAGCAAAGGCGGTGTGACCGATGAAGTGAATGATTTTGTGAAACTGTCGCTTGACGCCGGTGCCAAAGTCGTCGCTGTAACGCAATCACCTGAATCACCGTTGGCCAATATGGCGACTATGGTCCAGGCATTGCCCCATACGGATGCTGACCCTGAGGGTTATATCGGTATGGGAACCTCGTTGGCGCAAGCCGCTTGGGGTGATGCCTTGGCCTTGGCTATTCATCTGAGACGTGGTGAAAACGCCAAGGACATCGCTTCCCGGCATCCGGCTGGTTTGGTCGGTAAGTTATCGCGTTCTGTCTGA
- the xylB gene encoding xylulokinase, with the protein MATLVMGVDSSTQSCKVELRDAFDGKLVGHGKSPHPSTKPPKSEQYASDWWDALVKATHQAIDGLQEGYCANDVFAISISAQCHGLVMLDENDTVIRKVKLWNDTTTSPQNDDLIRSIGKEEWIHLVGSLPTAAFTASKVAYMAREEPEIWKRVKTVMLPHDYLTFRLTGRYTTDRSDASNTGYYDSFNSRYLPEVFNMAVDGDGPQLEDINLPEVLGPEESAGVLLDQPAKELGLRSGIKIGPGGGDQEVSSLGLGILPGDLALSLGTSGVTFTVSQKPIYDDTGLVNGVADAAGGWLPLTCVLNCAQVFSIVASWLGVGLEELNVLASNAPTNAERPIFVAYLNGERTPNLPLATASISGLTSDTTRESLALSLVEGIAMGMDSGRRAMIDAGAQLDGTIIATGGAMHSPAFLQALADFMGQDICGTDVEQAVARGAAIQAAAVLREEKVTEVRNQWKPKRTVLASPRSVAVSHSDEVIERYRIASKWRGLDRNE; encoded by the coding sequence ATGGCAACACTGGTCATGGGGGTCGATTCCTCCACACAATCATGCAAGGTTGAATTGCGTGATGCCTTTGATGGCAAACTTGTGGGCCATGGAAAATCGCCTCATCCTTCGACCAAACCTCCGAAAAGCGAACAATATGCTTCTGATTGGTGGGATGCGCTCGTCAAGGCAACCCACCAGGCAATTGACGGATTGCAAGAAGGATATTGTGCAAATGATGTATTCGCGATTTCGATTTCGGCTCAATGTCACGGATTGGTGATGTTGGATGAGAACGATACGGTTATCAGGAAGGTGAAGTTGTGGAACGATACCACGACTTCGCCACAGAATGACGATCTTATTCGTTCTATCGGAAAAGAAGAATGGATCCATCTTGTCGGTTCGTTGCCGACGGCGGCTTTTACGGCCTCAAAAGTCGCGTATATGGCTCGAGAAGAACCTGAAATCTGGAAACGTGTCAAGACCGTCATGTTGCCACACGACTATCTGACGTTCAGGTTGACAGGACGTTACACCACAGATCGTTCCGATGCCTCAAATACTGGCTATTATGATTCTTTCAATAGCCGTTATCTTCCCGAAGTCTTCAATATGGCGGTGGATGGGGACGGGCCTCAACTTGAAGATATAAACCTTCCTGAAGTGCTAGGGCCAGAAGAGTCTGCGGGAGTCTTGTTGGATCAACCTGCCAAAGAGCTTGGGCTACGTTCGGGTATCAAAATTGGGCCCGGTGGTGGAGATCAAGAGGTTTCTTCGTTGGGATTGGGTATCCTGCCCGGTGATTTGGCACTCTCATTGGGTACTTCGGGTGTAACCTTTACTGTTTCTCAGAAGCCTATTTACGATGATACAGGTTTGGTAAATGGTGTTGCGGATGCTGCGGGAGGATGGTTGCCGCTGACATGTGTACTCAATTGTGCGCAGGTGTTCAGTATTGTAGCTTCATGGCTAGGAGTTGGCTTAGAAGAGCTTAACGTCCTTGCTTCAAATGCACCTACCAATGCCGAGCGTCCGATTTTTGTCGCTTATCTAAATGGGGAACGTACTCCCAATCTTCCACTGGCAACGGCTTCTATCAGTGGACTGACCAGCGATACCACTCGGGAGTCTCTGGCGTTGTCTCTTGTCGAAGGCATTGCAATGGGAATGGATTCTGGTAGGCGTGCCATGATTGATGCAGGTGCCCAACTTGACGGCACAATAATTGCAACGGGCGGAGCCATGCATTCGCCTGCTTTTTTGCAGGCGCTTGCGGATTTCATGGGACAGGATATTTGTGGAACTGACGTTGAGCAGGCTGTGGCCCGAGGAGCTGCTATACAGGCAGCGGCAGTGCTCCGCGAGGAAAAGGTTACGGAAGTGCGTAATCAATGGAAGCCGAAAAGGACGGTTCTGGCTTCGCCTCGTTCAGTGGCTGTGAGTCATTCTGATGAAGTAATCGAAAGATATCGTATTGCTTCGAAATGGAGAGGATTAGATCGGAATGAGTGA